A genome region from Mercenaria mercenaria strain notata chromosome 11, MADL_Memer_1, whole genome shotgun sequence includes the following:
- the LOC123531521 gene encoding uncharacterized protein LOC123531521 isoform X1 gives MKQKESAGGGDSATSIEMATPAGKGADAVTDADTTAGGKGKKLGIKRIKKKPDMNISKGKLKSVTTPKNFSFMNMSVQKQTLRANNRALAQNLAKARQEIRHLNTEMQTLRSQNQEQYVELNRLKRVVGLKDEQIQMEVQQRIQDEMQGMRSLLEELTQSMMQSSTFITKMNDKCLVYCSRRSTDSCRSASLGNSQGNQSLNRSNTRPAFREMVHKDDLMAKYLSKADEYTAPPGGRVFSNNNAADMSIIAEQSMIDNDEEMYMAKPLVSVDDTIIEISPVETAPAKPLSKLPQRVLKYTDSTTLNTNTTSSSEASSTCSDLESISHVPKTEKAGKGSTAKESAVKEKEKSRSKNSRSKVEKSGKEKDIGKEGDVSSKDSKSKESNDDTNKVIQINKNRADEGNVIESKDNSIDADVSAFGFGGSFAADLVSGSPITAEKRRETFIMSKQTDSLSAKTKEKEKRRETYVKSKEPDNSEIRVSEKDETAKSKRETFVLPKAPLEADVKGNKNRVKTGNVKNDNKGKNKLTKEKSDDKLKSTMKRRDTYATENPFIPKKTNISRSPVKPLDKKKMRTDAVENPAVEPLNEEVYNTIENPFKPTKTLLRSPVHVTVQNASPEKKIDSLAFLAKFRESLDSKPVESSPLPDPVFPDEPTTYFNSEMEFTSVIDSTRLLKTLSRSEKNSPVVPQVTETKPDDAVHLLGDEHSNSESQPKSSGKLDSQMQPESNDTAAVEVRTKKPGVFTFSIGRKEADGTRKAVPEKVSKARSKKKKPVTPEKEERRTGSDRDMFNFGDRTPTMPLDKLAKARNVYDLSMNESVAAAPVSLNNFKEKEQKNVTETKPDDQNIYYMPLKGGSPDDKPVSKRARSQSRSRSKSRKKDDDDDEDWVPGGTSHTRSKSQVRNTKDEETSRRRGRSQSRRRVVNDSETDENEVEMSRERSKSKSRNTEKEETAERQGRSRSRQRVSKGESSKDDTEEDKEELTSRRCRSRSRRRISEGENIKDNAEEEKLTSRRSRSRSRRRVSEDKNSKDNSEEGKEEFPSRRGRSRSRGIVLKDENRKDDTVVDKEELPSRRCRSRSRRRALNDEDGNTDKVEDKVEGKLKAESKHITGDDNDTSGNRSGRSKTRGLESDNKKDRMGRSRSRVRPKTDDAESNSDVVRSKTMSKNSELHLDEINLAPRRSARSKSQIRKPLVEDSDDDNDIDDSPQLQRKSRSRKKTFEIKVFDTDTEVEKERDEVLDKQYPHQESVLVVQDSDESETQEDTKDNEKSRKASNYKNSNMVSELEIIDIAEGESDSEKVQKLEKTQQKSRRRAKSTKYDDSDFEEIVENDKIKSKSKNSENSKGERNNIDDDIGRNFEFINKRRGKSLRIPDDNSDDIEIKKSDTVDTKKESVTSNRDDIDIDGKYPESPKPNRREAKSTKKSTKKRKVEDSTSGKSGLNIAEKLDKDEAIKSSHHYYSVTPAMVPETSKKSAKTSRTAKSTKKAKVERHPDQTPVNKEEKINSQISDKTSTLALLKKRLTMVGMKHTVEEDVKSGDHPSRKRSQPEVDEPQNDGCDTPGKRSRRNKNPVSYVPKPLNVKLRRGDEMFQDSMSKVKAEQSRLLIAKKTSVPKISREDKENIMQT, from the exons ttATGAACATGTCAGTGCAGAAACAAACTTTACGGGCCAACAATCGTGCCCTGGCACAGAATTTAGCGAAAGCTCGGCAAGAAATCCGGCATCTAAACACGGAAATGCAGACACTGCGTTCCCAGAACCAGGAGCAGTATGTTGAGTTAAATCGACTGAAACGTGTTGTGGGTTTGAAAGATGAGCAGATACAGATGGAGGTTCAGCAGAGGATCCAG GATGAAATGCAAGGAATGCGCAGTCTGCTGGAAGAACTGACACAGTCCATGATGCAGTCAAGCACCTTTATCACCAAGATGAATGACAAATGTCTTGTGTACTGTTCTAGACGCAGCACTGATAGCTGCAGATCTGCTTCTCTCGGTAACAGTCAAGGCAACCAGTCATTGAATAGATCAAATACAAG GCCTGCATTCAGAGAAATGGTACATAAAGACGATTTAATGGCCAAGTATTTATCAAAGGCGGATGAATATACAGCTCCCCCTGGTGGCAGAGTTTTCAGTAACAACAATGCTGCTGACATGAGTATCATAGCAGAACAGTCAATGATTGATAACGATGAAGAAATGTACATGGCCAAGCCTCTTGTATCAG tggATGATACAATCATTGAAATAAGTCCCGTTGAAACAGCACCTGCAAAACCATTGTCTAAACTTCCCCAGCGCGTTCTAAAATACACAGATTCAACAACATTAAACACAAACACAACTTCATCTTCAGAGGCTTCGAGCACCTGCTCAGATTTGGAAAGTATAAGTCATGTGCCAAAAACTGAAAAAGCAGGGAAGGGATCCACAGCAAAAGAGTCTGCTGTGAAAGAAAAAGAGAaaagcaggtctaaaaatagcaggAGTAAGGTGGAAAAGTCTGGAAAAGAGAAAGACATCGGTAAAGAAGGTGATGTAAGCTCTAAGGattcaaaatcaaaagaaagtaATGATGATACAAACAAAGTTATTCAGATTAATAAAAACAGAGCTGATGAAGGTAATGTAATTGAAAGTAAAGACAATAGCATTGATGCTGATGTAAGTGCCTTTGGGTTTGGAGGAAGTTTTGCAGCAGATTTGGTCTCGGGATCTCCTATCACTGCTGAGAAAAGGAGAGAAACTTTTATAATGTCAAAACAGACTGATAGTTTATCcgctaaaacaaaagaaaaggaaaaaagaagagaaacatatgtaaaatcaaaagAACCAGATAACAGTGAAATCAGGGTATCTGAAAAGGATGAAACTGCAAAGAGCAAAAgagaaacatttgttttgccgAAAGCTCCACTTGAAGCAGATGTGAAAGGAAATAAAAACAGGGTGAAGACAGGTaatgttaaaaatgataataaggGCAAGAATAAACTAACAAAAGAGAAGTCTGATGATAAATTAAAGTCAACAATGAAACGTAGAGACACTTATGCTACTGAAAATCCATTTATTccaaaaaagacaaatatatcGAGAAGTCCAGTTAAACCATTGGATAAGAAGAAAATGAGGACTGATGCTGTTGAAAATCCTGCAGTTGAACCATTGAATGAAGAGGTGTATAATACCATTGAAAATCCCTTCAAGCCAACGAAAACCTTGCTTAGGAGCCCTGTTCATGTAACTGTACAAAATGCAAGCCCAGAAAAGAAGATTGACAGTTTGGCTTTTCTTGCAAAATTCCGAGAGAGCCTTGATAGTAAACCAGTGGAAAGTTCACCTTTGCCTGATCCAGTATTTCCTGATGAACCAACAACTTATTTCAACTCAGAAATGGAATTCACTTCAGTAATTGATAGTACAAGATTACTTAAAACACTAAGTAGGTCAGAAAAGAATAGTCCTGTTGTTCCACAGGTAACTGAGACAAAACCTGATGATGCTGTGCATTTATTGGGAGATGAACATTCAAACAGTGAAAGCCAACCAaaatcttcaggaaaattggacTCTCAAATGCAGCCAGAGTCAAATGACACTGCTGCAGTTGAAGTAAGGACCAAAAAACCTGGAGTTTTTACATTTAGTATAGGACGCAAGGAAGCAGATGGTACCAGAAAAGCCGTTCCAGAAAAAGTCAGCAAAGCCAGGTCCAAGAAGAAGAAACCAGTAACACCAGAGAAGGAAGAACGGAGGACCGGATCTGATCGAGATATGTTTAACTTTGGGGATCGTACACCAACTATGCCACTTGATAAACTTGCAAAAGCTAGGAATGTTTATGATTTGTCAATGAATGAAAGTGTTGCAGCTGCTCCTGTGAGCCTAAATAACTTCAAAGAGAAAGAGCAGAAGAATGTGACAGAAACCAAACCAGatgatcaaaatatttattatatgccTCTCAAAGGAGGCAGTCCTGATGATAAACCAGTCTCAAAGCGTGCTAGGTCACAGTCAAGGTCACGTTCAAAGTCTCGGaaaaaagatgatgatgatgatgaagactGGGTGCCAGGAGGGACATCACATACACGATCAAAGTCACAAGTTAGAAATACAAAAGATGAAGAAACTTCAAGAAGGCGTGGGCGTTCACAGTCTCGTAGGAGAGTTGTTAATGATAGTGAAACAGATGAAAATGAGGTGGAAATGTCCAGGGAGAGATCAAAGTCAAAAAGTCGTAACACAGAAAAAGAAGAAACAGCAGAGAGGCAAGGTAGATCTAGATCACGTCAGAGAGTTTCAAAAGGTGAAAGTAGCAAGGATGATACAGAGGAAGACAAAGAAGAATTAACAAGTAGACGCTGTAGATCTAGATCTCGCCGGAGAATTTCAGAAGGTGAAAATATCAAAGATAATGCAgaggaagaaaaattaacaagtaGACGGAGTAGGTCTAGATCCCGTCGGAGAGTTTCAGAAgataaaaatagtaaagataattCTGAGGAAGGTAAAGAAGAATTTCCAAGTAGACGGGGCAGATCAAGATCACGTGGAATAgttttaaaagatgaaaatagGAAGGATGATACAGTTGTAGATAAAGAAGAATTACCAAGTAGACGCTGCAGATCTAGATCACGTCGAAGGGCTTTAAATGATGAAGATGGCAATACTGATAAAGTGGAAGATAAAGTAGAAGGGAAATTGAAAGCTGAGTCAAAACATATTACAGGAGATGATAATGATACTTCTGGTAACAGAAGTGGTAGATCAAAAACAAGAGGACTTGAATCTGATAATAAAAAGGATAGAATGGGGAGATCCCGGTCCAGAGTTAGGCCTAAAACTGATGATGCGGAGTCCAATAGTGATGTGGTTAGAAGTAAAACAATGTCGAAAAATTCTGAATTACATTTAGATGAAATCAATCTGGCACCTCGTAGATCTGCAAGGTCTAAGTCACAAATCAGAAAACCACTTGTTGAAGACAGTGATGATGATAACGATATTGATGATAGTCCTCAGCTACAGAGAAAATCGAgatctagaaaaaaaacatttgaaatcaaaGTTTTTGACACAGACACTGAGGTTGAGAAAGAAAGGGACGAAGTGCTTGATAAACAATATCCACACCAGGAATCAGTTCTGGTTGTTCAAGATTCAGATGAAAGTGAGACGCAAGAAGATACGAAAGATAATGAAAAATCCAGAAAAGCTTCTAATTATAAAAACAGTAACATGGTATCAGAACTTGAAATCATTGACATTGCAGAAGGCGAATCAGACTCTGAAAAAGTGCAAAAGCTTGAAAAGACACAACAGAAGTCGCGTCGACGTGCTAAGTCCACTAAATATGATGACAGTGATTTTGAGGAAAttgttgaaaatgacaaaattaaaagtaaatcaaAAAATTCAGAAAATAGTAAGGGTGAACGCAATAACATAGATGATGATATAGGAAGGAATTTTGAATTTATCAACAAGAGGCGAGGGAAATCTCTTAGGATACCAGATGATAACTCTgatgatattgaaataaaaaagtctgaTACTGTTGATACAAAGAAAGAGTCAGTAACATCAAACAGGGATGATATAGATATAGATGGAAAATACCCAGAATCTCCAAAACCTAACAGGAGGGAAGCAAAATCTACAAAGAAGTCGACTAAGAAAAGAAAAGTAGAGGATTCAACATCTGGAAAATCTGGATTAAACATT GCGGAGAAATTAGACAAGGATGAAGCAATAAAGTCAAG CCACCACTATTACAGTGTTACACCAGCTATGGTACCAGAAACAAGTAAAAAGAGCGCCAAAACCTCACGGACAGCGAAGAGCACAAAGAAGGCTAAAGTAGAACGCCACCCAGATCAGACCCCAGTCAATAAAGAGGAAAAGATAAATAGCCAG ATATCAGATAAGACAAGCACGTTGGCCCTGTTGAAGAAAAGACTGACAATGGTTGGTATGAAGCATACTGTTGAGGAAGATGTGAAAAGTGGGGATCATCCGTCCAGAAAGAGATCTCAGCCTGAAGTAGATGAGCCACAGAATGACGG aTGTGATACCCCTGGGAAGCGCTCGAGGCGGAACAAAAATCCTGTCAGCTATGTTCCTAAACCGCTCAATGT GAAACTGAGACGAGGAGATGAGATGTTCCAGGATTCCATGTCTAAAG TGAAGGCAGAGCAGAGCAGACTTCTGATTGCAAAGAAAACAAGTGTCCCAAAAATAAGCCGTGAAGACAAGGAAAATATAATGCAGACATAA
- the LOC123531521 gene encoding uncharacterized protein LOC123531521 isoform X2, whose product MKQKESAGGGDSATSIEMATPAGKGADAVTDADTTAGGKGKKLGIKRIKKKPDMNISKGKLKSVTTPKNFSFMNMSVQKQTLRANNRALAQNLAKARQEIRHLNTEMQTLRSQNQEQYVELNRLKRVVGLKDEQIQMEVQQRIQDEMQGMRSLLEELTQSMMQSSTFITKMNDKCLVYCSRRSTDSCRSASLGNSQGNQSLNRSNTRPAFREMVHKDDLMAKYLSKADEYTAPPGGRVFSNNNAADMSIIAEQSMIDNDEEMYMAKPLVSVDDTIIEISPVETAPAKPLSKLPQRVLKYTDSTTLNTNTTSSSEASSTCSDLESISHVPKTEKAGKGSTAKESAVKEKEKSRSKNSRSKVEKSGKEKDIGKEGDVSSKDSKSKESNDDTNKVIQINKNRADEGNVIESKDNSIDADVSAFGFGGSFAADLVSGSPITAEKRRETFIMSKQTDSLSAKTKEKEKRRETYVKSKEPDNSEIRVSEKDETAKSKRETFVLPKAPLEADVKGNKNRVKTGNVKNDNKGKNKLTKEKSDDKLKSTMKRRDTYATENPFIPKKTNISRSPVKPLDKKKMRTDAVENPAVEPLNEEVYNTIENPFKPTKTLLRSPVHVTVQNASPEKKIDSLAFLAKFRESLDSKPVESSPLPDPVFPDEPTTYFNSEMEFTSVIDSTRLLKTLSRSEKNSPVVPQVTETKPDDAVHLLGDEHSNSESQPKSSGKLDSQMQPESNDTAAVEVRTKKPGVFTFSIGRKEADGTRKAVPEKVSKARSKKKKPVTPEKEERRTGSDRDMFNFGDRTPTMPLDKLAKARNVYDLSMNESVAAAPVSLNNFKEKEQKNVTETKPDDQNIYYMPLKGGSPDDKPVSKRARSQSRSRSKSRKKDDDDDEDWVPGGTSHTRSKSQVRNTKDEETSRRRGRSQSRRRVVNDSETDENEVEMSRERSKSKSRNTEKEETAERQGRSRSRQRVSKGESSKDDTEEDKEELTSRRCRSRSRRRISEGENIKDNAEEEKLTSRRSRSRSRRRVSEDKNSKDNSEEGKEEFPSRRGRSRSRGIVLKDENRKDDTVVDKEELPSRRCRSRSRRRALNDEDGNTDKVEDKVEGKLKAESKHITGDDNDTSGNRSGRSKTRGLESDNKKDRMGRSRSRVRPKTDDAESNSDVVRSKTMSKNSELHLDEINLAPRRSARSKSQIRKPLVEDSDDDNDIDDSPQLQRKSRSRKKTFEIKVFDTDTEVEKERDEVLDKQYPHQESVLVVQDSDESETQEDTKDNEKSRKASNYKNSNMVSELEIIDIAEGESDSEKVQKLEKTQQKSRRRAKSTKYDDSDFEEIVENDKIKSKSKNSENSKGERNNIDDDIGRNFEFINKRRGKSLRIPDDNSDDIEIKKSDTVDTKKESVTSNRDDIDIDGKYPESPKPNRREAKSTKKSTKKRKVEDSTSGKSGLNIAEKLDKDEAIKSSVTPAMVPETSKKSAKTSRTAKSTKKAKVERHPDQTPVNKEEKINSQISDKTSTLALLKKRLTMVGMKHTVEEDVKSGDHPSRKRSQPEVDEPQNDGCDTPGKRSRRNKNPVSYVPKPLNVKLRRGDEMFQDSMSKVKAEQSRLLIAKKTSVPKISREDKENIMQT is encoded by the exons ttATGAACATGTCAGTGCAGAAACAAACTTTACGGGCCAACAATCGTGCCCTGGCACAGAATTTAGCGAAAGCTCGGCAAGAAATCCGGCATCTAAACACGGAAATGCAGACACTGCGTTCCCAGAACCAGGAGCAGTATGTTGAGTTAAATCGACTGAAACGTGTTGTGGGTTTGAAAGATGAGCAGATACAGATGGAGGTTCAGCAGAGGATCCAG GATGAAATGCAAGGAATGCGCAGTCTGCTGGAAGAACTGACACAGTCCATGATGCAGTCAAGCACCTTTATCACCAAGATGAATGACAAATGTCTTGTGTACTGTTCTAGACGCAGCACTGATAGCTGCAGATCTGCTTCTCTCGGTAACAGTCAAGGCAACCAGTCATTGAATAGATCAAATACAAG GCCTGCATTCAGAGAAATGGTACATAAAGACGATTTAATGGCCAAGTATTTATCAAAGGCGGATGAATATACAGCTCCCCCTGGTGGCAGAGTTTTCAGTAACAACAATGCTGCTGACATGAGTATCATAGCAGAACAGTCAATGATTGATAACGATGAAGAAATGTACATGGCCAAGCCTCTTGTATCAG tggATGATACAATCATTGAAATAAGTCCCGTTGAAACAGCACCTGCAAAACCATTGTCTAAACTTCCCCAGCGCGTTCTAAAATACACAGATTCAACAACATTAAACACAAACACAACTTCATCTTCAGAGGCTTCGAGCACCTGCTCAGATTTGGAAAGTATAAGTCATGTGCCAAAAACTGAAAAAGCAGGGAAGGGATCCACAGCAAAAGAGTCTGCTGTGAAAGAAAAAGAGAaaagcaggtctaaaaatagcaggAGTAAGGTGGAAAAGTCTGGAAAAGAGAAAGACATCGGTAAAGAAGGTGATGTAAGCTCTAAGGattcaaaatcaaaagaaagtaATGATGATACAAACAAAGTTATTCAGATTAATAAAAACAGAGCTGATGAAGGTAATGTAATTGAAAGTAAAGACAATAGCATTGATGCTGATGTAAGTGCCTTTGGGTTTGGAGGAAGTTTTGCAGCAGATTTGGTCTCGGGATCTCCTATCACTGCTGAGAAAAGGAGAGAAACTTTTATAATGTCAAAACAGACTGATAGTTTATCcgctaaaacaaaagaaaaggaaaaaagaagagaaacatatgtaaaatcaaaagAACCAGATAACAGTGAAATCAGGGTATCTGAAAAGGATGAAACTGCAAAGAGCAAAAgagaaacatttgttttgccgAAAGCTCCACTTGAAGCAGATGTGAAAGGAAATAAAAACAGGGTGAAGACAGGTaatgttaaaaatgataataaggGCAAGAATAAACTAACAAAAGAGAAGTCTGATGATAAATTAAAGTCAACAATGAAACGTAGAGACACTTATGCTACTGAAAATCCATTTATTccaaaaaagacaaatatatcGAGAAGTCCAGTTAAACCATTGGATAAGAAGAAAATGAGGACTGATGCTGTTGAAAATCCTGCAGTTGAACCATTGAATGAAGAGGTGTATAATACCATTGAAAATCCCTTCAAGCCAACGAAAACCTTGCTTAGGAGCCCTGTTCATGTAACTGTACAAAATGCAAGCCCAGAAAAGAAGATTGACAGTTTGGCTTTTCTTGCAAAATTCCGAGAGAGCCTTGATAGTAAACCAGTGGAAAGTTCACCTTTGCCTGATCCAGTATTTCCTGATGAACCAACAACTTATTTCAACTCAGAAATGGAATTCACTTCAGTAATTGATAGTACAAGATTACTTAAAACACTAAGTAGGTCAGAAAAGAATAGTCCTGTTGTTCCACAGGTAACTGAGACAAAACCTGATGATGCTGTGCATTTATTGGGAGATGAACATTCAAACAGTGAAAGCCAACCAaaatcttcaggaaaattggacTCTCAAATGCAGCCAGAGTCAAATGACACTGCTGCAGTTGAAGTAAGGACCAAAAAACCTGGAGTTTTTACATTTAGTATAGGACGCAAGGAAGCAGATGGTACCAGAAAAGCCGTTCCAGAAAAAGTCAGCAAAGCCAGGTCCAAGAAGAAGAAACCAGTAACACCAGAGAAGGAAGAACGGAGGACCGGATCTGATCGAGATATGTTTAACTTTGGGGATCGTACACCAACTATGCCACTTGATAAACTTGCAAAAGCTAGGAATGTTTATGATTTGTCAATGAATGAAAGTGTTGCAGCTGCTCCTGTGAGCCTAAATAACTTCAAAGAGAAAGAGCAGAAGAATGTGACAGAAACCAAACCAGatgatcaaaatatttattatatgccTCTCAAAGGAGGCAGTCCTGATGATAAACCAGTCTCAAAGCGTGCTAGGTCACAGTCAAGGTCACGTTCAAAGTCTCGGaaaaaagatgatgatgatgatgaagactGGGTGCCAGGAGGGACATCACATACACGATCAAAGTCACAAGTTAGAAATACAAAAGATGAAGAAACTTCAAGAAGGCGTGGGCGTTCACAGTCTCGTAGGAGAGTTGTTAATGATAGTGAAACAGATGAAAATGAGGTGGAAATGTCCAGGGAGAGATCAAAGTCAAAAAGTCGTAACACAGAAAAAGAAGAAACAGCAGAGAGGCAAGGTAGATCTAGATCACGTCAGAGAGTTTCAAAAGGTGAAAGTAGCAAGGATGATACAGAGGAAGACAAAGAAGAATTAACAAGTAGACGCTGTAGATCTAGATCTCGCCGGAGAATTTCAGAAGGTGAAAATATCAAAGATAATGCAgaggaagaaaaattaacaagtaGACGGAGTAGGTCTAGATCCCGTCGGAGAGTTTCAGAAgataaaaatagtaaagataattCTGAGGAAGGTAAAGAAGAATTTCCAAGTAGACGGGGCAGATCAAGATCACGTGGAATAgttttaaaagatgaaaatagGAAGGATGATACAGTTGTAGATAAAGAAGAATTACCAAGTAGACGCTGCAGATCTAGATCACGTCGAAGGGCTTTAAATGATGAAGATGGCAATACTGATAAAGTGGAAGATAAAGTAGAAGGGAAATTGAAAGCTGAGTCAAAACATATTACAGGAGATGATAATGATACTTCTGGTAACAGAAGTGGTAGATCAAAAACAAGAGGACTTGAATCTGATAATAAAAAGGATAGAATGGGGAGATCCCGGTCCAGAGTTAGGCCTAAAACTGATGATGCGGAGTCCAATAGTGATGTGGTTAGAAGTAAAACAATGTCGAAAAATTCTGAATTACATTTAGATGAAATCAATCTGGCACCTCGTAGATCTGCAAGGTCTAAGTCACAAATCAGAAAACCACTTGTTGAAGACAGTGATGATGATAACGATATTGATGATAGTCCTCAGCTACAGAGAAAATCGAgatctagaaaaaaaacatttgaaatcaaaGTTTTTGACACAGACACTGAGGTTGAGAAAGAAAGGGACGAAGTGCTTGATAAACAATATCCACACCAGGAATCAGTTCTGGTTGTTCAAGATTCAGATGAAAGTGAGACGCAAGAAGATACGAAAGATAATGAAAAATCCAGAAAAGCTTCTAATTATAAAAACAGTAACATGGTATCAGAACTTGAAATCATTGACATTGCAGAAGGCGAATCAGACTCTGAAAAAGTGCAAAAGCTTGAAAAGACACAACAGAAGTCGCGTCGACGTGCTAAGTCCACTAAATATGATGACAGTGATTTTGAGGAAAttgttgaaaatgacaaaattaaaagtaaatcaaAAAATTCAGAAAATAGTAAGGGTGAACGCAATAACATAGATGATGATATAGGAAGGAATTTTGAATTTATCAACAAGAGGCGAGGGAAATCTCTTAGGATACCAGATGATAACTCTgatgatattgaaataaaaaagtctgaTACTGTTGATACAAAGAAAGAGTCAGTAACATCAAACAGGGATGATATAGATATAGATGGAAAATACCCAGAATCTCCAAAACCTAACAGGAGGGAAGCAAAATCTACAAAGAAGTCGACTAAGAAAAGAAAAGTAGAGGATTCAACATCTGGAAAATCTGGATTAAACATT GCGGAGAAATTAGACAAGGATGAAGCAATAAAGTCAAG TGTTACACCAGCTATGGTACCAGAAACAAGTAAAAAGAGCGCCAAAACCTCACGGACAGCGAAGAGCACAAAGAAGGCTAAAGTAGAACGCCACCCAGATCAGACCCCAGTCAATAAAGAGGAAAAGATAAATAGCCAG ATATCAGATAAGACAAGCACGTTGGCCCTGTTGAAGAAAAGACTGACAATGGTTGGTATGAAGCATACTGTTGAGGAAGATGTGAAAAGTGGGGATCATCCGTCCAGAAAGAGATCTCAGCCTGAAGTAGATGAGCCACAGAATGACGG aTGTGATACCCCTGGGAAGCGCTCGAGGCGGAACAAAAATCCTGTCAGCTATGTTCCTAAACCGCTCAATGT GAAACTGAGACGAGGAGATGAGATGTTCCAGGATTCCATGTCTAAAG TGAAGGCAGAGCAGAGCAGACTTCTGATTGCAAAGAAAACAAGTGTCCCAAAAATAAGCCGTGAAGACAAGGAAAATATAATGCAGACATAA